Below is a window of Candidatus Limnocylindrales bacterium DNA.
TCGCTCTGATAGCGCGGGCCCTCCTCGGCCACCTCGGGGATGGGCGCATAATCCATCTCGGCGAAACGGATCAGCGGATCCTCGATGGCCTTGCTGACGGTGCGCGGCGTGATGCCGTGCTCGGCGTTGTAGGCCGTCTGGATGGCGCGGCGGCGGTCGGTCTCCTCGATGGCCTGCTTCATGGAATCGGTCATCACGTCGGCATACAGGATGACCTTGCCGTGCAGATTGCGCGCCGCGCGCCCGATCGTCTGGATGAGCGAGCGCGCCGAACGCAGGAAGCCCTCCTTGTCGGCGTCCAGGATCGCCACCAGCGAGACCTCCGGAAGATCGAGGCCTTCGCGCAGCAGGTTGATGCCCACGAGCACGTCGAAAACGCCCCTGCGCAGGTCGCGGATGATCTCGGTGCGCTCGATCGTATCGATGTCCGAGTGCAGGTACCGGACGTTGACGCCGATGTCGCGGTAGTAGTCGGTCAGATCCTCGGCCATCTTCTTGGTCAGCGTGGTCACGAGCACGCGCTCGTTCGCTTCCACGCGCTTTCGCACCTCGTCGAGAAGATCGTCGACCTGGTTGCCGGCGCGCCGCACCTCGATCTCCGGATCCACCAGGCCAGTGGGCCGTACGAGCTGCTCGACGATGACGCCGCCGCTCCGCTGGATCTCGTAGTCGCCCGGAGTTGCCGAGACATAGACGCACGGCCCGATGATCCGCTCGAACTCCTCGAACTTGAGCGGCCGGTTGTCGAGCGCCGAGGGCAGGCGGAACCCGAACTCGACCAGCGTCTCCTTGCGCGAGCGATCGCCGCGGTACATCGCCCCGATCTGCGGAACCGTCACGTGGCTCTCGTCGAGAAACACGAGGAAGTCCTTGGGGAAGTAGTGCAGCAGCGTGGGCGGCGTCTCGCCGGGCTTGCGGCCGGTCAGATGGCGCGAGTAGTTCTCGACGCCGGGGCAGGTGCCCATCTCCGAGAGCAGCTCGATGTCGTAGAGCGTGCGCTGCTCCAGGCGCTGCGCCTCCAGCAGCTTGCCGGCCAGGCGCAGCTCGGCCAGGCGGGTCCCCAGTTCCTGGCGGATGCCCTCGAGCGCGTTCTTCATCGTCTGCGCCGAGGTCACGTAGTGGCTGGCCGGATAGACGCACAGCCGCTCGGTGCGGCCGGTGACCTTGCCGCGCAGCGGATCGATCTCCTTGATCGCCTCGACCTCGTCGTCGAAGAACTCGACGCGCACTGCGCGCGAGTCCTCGTAGACGGGGAATATTTCGACGACGTCGCCGCGCACGCGGAACGTGCCGCGATGGAAATCGATGTCGGAGCGCTTGTACTGGATGCGCACCAGCTTCTCGAGCACCTCGTCGCGGTCGATGCGCATGCCCTCTTCCAGGAACAGCAGCATCTCGAAATACTCGTGCGGCGAGCCCAGGCCGTAGATGCACGAGACCGACGCCACGATCAGGACGTCGTTGCGCTCCAGCAGCGCGCGCGTGGCGGAGTGGCGCAGCTTGTCGATCTCGTCGTTGATGGAGGAATCCTTCTCGATGTAGGTGTCGGTGGAAGGGACGTAGGCCTCGGGCTGGTAGTAGTCGTAGTACGAGACGAAGTAGCGGACCGCGTTCTCGGGAAACAGCAGCTTGAACTCGTTGTAGAGCTGCGCGGCCAGGGTCTTGTTCGGCGCCAGCACCAGGGCGGGCCGCTGCGAGCGGGCGATCACGTTGGCCATCGTGAAGGTCTTGCCCGAGCCCGTGACGCCGAGCAGCGTCTGATGGCGCAGGTCCTGCTCGATGCCTTCGGTCAGCGCGGCCACGGCCTCGGGCTGATCGCCCTGAAGCTCGAAGTCCGTGAACAGATGGAAGCGGCCGGTACGTTCCACGACCTGCCAAGCTAGCGCAGGCCATCGGTGGAACCGAGCCATTTCCTGCCCAGGAGCCGTTTTGACCTGAGGCGGCCCCGCACCTAAGTAGGCGCGGTGCTGCGCCTCATCTTCACGATGGTCATCACCATCCTCATCGGCGTCGGGCTCGGCTACTTCATGTGGGGCAGCCGCGTGGTGCGGCTGACCGAAAGCCTCAATCAGATCACGCTGGAGTACGACGCCTTGCGCAGCGAGCTGGCCACTCGCCCGCCGCGCGCCAGCGGCGGCGGCCCGGTGCCGAGCGACGAGCTTCGCGTCATCAACGAAGGCGTGGCAGCGCTGCGCCAGGAACAGGCGGCGCAGAGAGTTCTTCTCGATCAGCTCACCGCCACCGCGGCAAACCCCGGCGGCGCAGCCGCAGCCACGGCGTGCGAAGACAATGCGCGCAACCTGCGAACCGAACTCGATCGCTGCAATGCCGACAAGCAGGATCTGCAGGCGCGCGTCAACGGCGCGCCCCGCTCTCCTTCGCCGAGCGAGCCGCCGTATTCTCCGCCGATCCCGCGCCGCCCGGATCCCCGCTACGACAATCGCTACTGAGCGCTAGTGTGCCGGCGCTTCGTCCGGCGGCGGCGCGTCTTCGGGATGGACGTCGCCTTCGGGCGCCGCCTGCGGCCGCGGCCTGGCCGCGGGCTTTTGCGCTCCGGGAGCGGGCCTGGCCGGCGCCGGCTCGGCCTTCTTGTCCTGCTCGGCGCGAGGCGGCGCGCCGTCGACGTAGCCGAGACCGCGCAGCTGTTCCCACGTCTTGTCGTCGACGGGCATGTCGGTGGCCTCGCGCGCGGCCTGCTCGTAGCTGTCGATGAGCTGGGGCACGCGGCCGATGGCCGCAGCGACGTCCGGCATGACCTTGCCTTCCATGTCGCGGCCGATGGGTTGCCCCATCAGATAGAGCACCGTCGGCGTGACGTCCTCGATGTACGTGCGCGCTCCGGTTCCGGGCTCGATGCCCGGCCCGTGCACCAGGTAGATGCCGTCGGCGTGATGCGTGCCGATGTGCTTGGTCTTGTCGGGCGTGCTTTCGAAGCCGTGGTCGGAGGTGATGACGACGTAGAAATCGTCGCCCTCCACCGCTGCCAGCAGCTTGCCCAGCGCCTCATCGGTCTTGCGATACGAGTCGGCGACGGCGCTGCCGTAGCGCTTGGCGCGCTGCGGGTCCATGCCCTCGTAGTCTTCGGCGTGGCCGTAGGCCCAGTACGGATGGGAGACGCGGTCCACCAGCGTCATGATGAACGCGAACAGCTTCCAGTCGTCTCCGGCGTACAGCGTTGCCGCCCTGGCCTGGATGTCGAAGACCTGGACGAGGTGCTCGTAAAGGTACTCGGCGGTATCGGGCTGATTCCAGCGGCTCCAGCCCGGGCCCTCGGGGATGTAGGGCTCACCGAGCTTCTCGGAGACCTGCGCGCGCAGCTCCTTGGGATGGCTCATGATGATGCCCTCGTCGGTGCGATACAGCGGCGAGACGTAGAACTTGTCCGCGTCCAGACGCTTGACGCGCATGACGCCGGCGTAGTTCGGCCGCGATTTCACCTTGGCCTGGAACCATGGTGACCACGCGCCCGGCTCCAGCTTCTTGACGTTGGCCAGGATGGCCTCGGCGTTGTCGCGGTAGGCCACCGAGACCTTGGGCTCCAGCAGCGCCTGCTCGGTGAAAACCTCGCCGGTGTTGCCGGAGAACGTCGAGCCGCTCAGAGGAAAGCCCGAGAGCATCACGCCCTTGACCGGGTCGGGCGGGAACGTGGAGGGAACGTTGAAGACGTGCGTCTTCATGTCCTTTTCGCGCAGGATCTCCCAGATGGCGTTGACGCGCCGATGGATGGACTGGGAGGTCTTCCAGTCCTGCACTCCATGCGTCTTGTGGCCGAAGCCCGTGAAGATGGTCGTCCACACGACCGGAGAGAGGATGGGCGGGCGCGATTCGAGGATTCCGTGCAGGCCCTCCTTGTAGAGACGGGCGAGGTTCGGCAGCTCCCCTCTCTCCATCATCGGCTCGATCTCGGTCCAGGTGCCGCCGTCGATGCCGAGCACCATCACGCGCGCGCCGTCCTGCGTTCCATCGGATGTGCAGCCGCCAGCGAGCGCCGCCGCCAGCAAGAGCACGATCGTCCATCGCTTCATTCCAGACTACCGTTCCTCGTCCGTTTCACGCGCGGCCAGGGCTGCCGCAGCGGTGCGCGCGGGCGGCAGACGCACATCCGCACGCAGAAGGGGTAAGAGAATTCTTAGACTTCTTGGGGGTCTGCAGCTAGAGTTGCCCACGAGTCCTCCCATGGCAAGTCTCGTGTTGCGTACGCTGACCGTCGTACTGACGGCGTTGGCCCTCTCCCTTTACTCGCGCGCACCCGGTGCCGTCGCCCGGAGCGACACGCCGGTATGCGAAGGATGCAACGTCATCCTCATCTCCTTCGACACCGTGCGCGCGGACCACATGAGCCTGTATGGCTACGATCGCAAGACCACGCCGAACGTCGACCAGTTCGCGCAGGACGCCGTGGTGTTCGAGAAGGCGATCTCGCAGGCTGCGTGGACCCTGCCGGCGCACGGCTCGATGCTGAGCGGGCTGTATCCGGGCCGGCTCGGCGTCGTGCACTATCCGGCCGTCCGCGTTCTGCCGCGGGTCAATCGCGTCCTGCCCGAGGTTTTCGGCGCCGCCGGCTACGTGACCGGCGGCTTCAACGGCGGCGGGTTCGTGTCCGACCACTACGGCTTCGACCGCGGCTTCGACATCTACAAGAGCGGCGGCCGGCGCTTCGAGCACAACCTGGATCGGGCGATCGCCTGGCTGCGCACCAATCGCGAGCGCAAGTTCTTCGCGTTCATCCATGGCTACGACGCGCACCGGCCGTACTACTCCAAGCCGGCCGACAAGAGGGCCATGGACCTCGATCCCGGCGCCGCCACCGAGCAGGGCCGCTACTGCCTGCGCGACAGCCGCGATGAGCCGAGCAACGAGGATCTGCAGCGCATCATCCGCTACTACGACGCCTCCATTCATCACGGCGACCGCTCCCTCGGCGTCCTCTTCCGCGCGCTGCGTCAGCTCGGCCTGATGGAGAAGACGGTCATCCTGTTGACCTCGGACCACGGCGAGGAATTCTTCGAGCACGGCAACTGCGACCACGTCCGCTTTCTATATCGCGAGACGGTGCACGTGCCTTACGTCCTCTACGTT
It encodes the following:
- the uvrB gene encoding excinuclease ABC subunit UvrB, giving the protein MERTGRFHLFTDFELQGDQPEAVAALTEGIEQDLRHQTLLGVTGSGKTFTMANVIARSQRPALVLAPNKTLAAQLYNEFKLLFPENAVRYFVSYYDYYQPEAYVPSTDTYIEKDSSINDEIDKLRHSATRALLERNDVLIVASVSCIYGLGSPHEYFEMLLFLEEGMRIDRDEVLEKLVRIQYKRSDIDFHRGTFRVRGDVVEIFPVYEDSRAVRVEFFDDEVEAIKEIDPLRGKVTGRTERLCVYPASHYVTSAQTMKNALEGIRQELGTRLAELRLAGKLLEAQRLEQRTLYDIELLSEMGTCPGVENYSRHLTGRKPGETPPTLLHYFPKDFLVFLDESHVTVPQIGAMYRGDRSRKETLVEFGFRLPSALDNRPLKFEEFERIIGPCVYVSATPGDYEIQRSGGVIVEQLVRPTGLVDPEIEVRRAGNQVDDLLDEVRKRVEANERVLVTTLTKKMAEDLTDYYRDIGVNVRYLHSDIDTIERTEIIRDLRRGVFDVLVGINLLREGLDLPEVSLVAILDADKEGFLRSARSLIQTIGRAARNLHGKVILYADVMTDSMKQAIEETDRRRAIQTAYNAEHGITPRTVSKAIEDPLIRFAEMDYAPIPEVAEEGPRYQSERDVKAEIERLRRLMREAADRLDFERAADLRDKARKLEQEELGIGG
- a CDS encoding alkaline phosphatase family protein; translated protein: MKRWTIVLLLAAALAGGCTSDGTQDGARVMVLGIDGGTWTEIEPMMERGELPNLARLYKEGLHGILESRPPILSPVVWTTIFTGFGHKTHGVQDWKTSQSIHRRVNAIWEILREKDMKTHVFNVPSTFPPDPVKGVMLSGFPLSGSTFSGNTGEVFTEQALLEPKVSVAYRDNAEAILANVKKLEPGAWSPWFQAKVKSRPNYAGVMRVKRLDADKFYVSPLYRTDEGIIMSHPKELRAQVSEKLGEPYIPEGPGWSRWNQPDTAEYLYEHLVQVFDIQARAATLYAGDDWKLFAFIMTLVDRVSHPYWAYGHAEDYEGMDPQRAKRYGSAVADSYRKTDEALGKLLAAVEGDDFYVVITSDHGFESTPDKTKHIGTHHADGIYLVHGPGIEPGTGARTYIEDVTPTVLYLMGQPIGRDMEGKVMPDVAAAIGRVPQLIDSYEQAAREATDMPVDDKTWEQLRGLGYVDGAPPRAEQDKKAEPAPARPAPGAQKPAARPRPQAAPEGDVHPEDAPPPDEAPAH
- a CDS encoding sulfatase-like hydrolase/transferase, with product MASLVLRTLTVVLTALALSLYSRAPGAVARSDTPVCEGCNVILISFDTVRADHMSLYGYDRKTTPNVDQFAQDAVVFEKAISQAAWTLPAHGSMLSGLYPGRLGVVHYPAVRVLPRVNRVLPEVFGAAGYVTGGFNGGGFVSDHYGFDRGFDIYKSGGRRFEHNLDRAIAWLRTNRERKFFAFIHGYDAHRPYYSKPADKRAMDLDPGAATEQGRYCLRDSRDEPSNEDLQRIIRYYDASIHHGDRSLGVLFRALRQLGLMEKTVILLTSDHGEEFFEHGNCDHVRFLYRETVHVPYVLYVPGYSKGGRRVSGQIPASISVARTLLDITGIEHAMPGVSLVPMLERKQREFPIVYSEASSTAGTLGSRGKCIAITRPDAKLISYTDEGVDEAYDLYKDPHETEVLPEDHPAYDARRTLRAFASAQQALPKPSATPPPAEEQEASVNAGARNGAVGDEADEQAPDAELDEEGDAGEPLQAVEPEQGGEGQAPNETGGGADADDEAMMPVPEELEEQLKSLGYLE